The proteins below come from a single Sorghum bicolor cultivar BTx623 chromosome 4, Sorghum_bicolor_NCBIv3, whole genome shotgun sequence genomic window:
- the LOC8085600 gene encoding RING-H2 finger protein ATL39 encodes MSLSPNTSLPYSTDKGGYSTHDTLVLVGIGFCATTVSALIIVLCECLCCRRRRSGGGAGGTVVYVAARPFFLHGGDGGLSPSAVSTLPSFVFQRGLSVGGGGGSGRGEGSGSGRGWAQCAVCLSLVQEGEVVRRLPACMHLFHVCCIDMWLHSHSTCPLCRATVLPVKEITTQDQQPPV; translated from the coding sequence ATGTCGCTGTCGCCGAACACCTCGCTGCCCTACTCGACGGACAAGGGCGGCTACAGCACGCACGACACGCTTGTGCTCGTCGGCATCGGCTTCTGCGCGACCACCGTCTCCGCCCTCATCATCGTGCTCTGCGAGTGCCtatgctgccgccgccgccgcagcggcggcggcgcgggcggaACCGTCGTGTACGTGGCGGCCCGGCCGTTCTTCCTGCACGGCGGCGACGGTGGGCTGAGCCCCTCCGCGGTGTCCACGCTGCCGTCGTTCGTGTTCCAACGGGGCCTGTcggttggcggcggcggcggctccggcCGCGGCGAGGGCAGCGGCAGCGGGCGCGGGTGGGCGCAGTGTGCGGTGTGCCTGAGCCTTGTGCAGGAAGGTGAGGTGGTCAGGCGGCTGCCGGCGTGCATGCACCTATTCCACGTCTGCTGCATCGACATGTGGCTGCACTCTCACTCCACATGTCCTCTCTGTAGGGCCACGGTTTTGCCCGTAAAAGAGATTACTACACAAGACCAACAGCCTCCGGTGTAA